The following proteins are encoded in a genomic region of Arachis ipaensis cultivar K30076 chromosome B02, Araip1.1, whole genome shotgun sequence:
- the LOC107626180 gene encoding uncharacterized protein LOC107626180, whose amino-acid sequence MGTINFQAKPISRNLIFLTTLILIFISTPSLSSNEENTTTLTAYDVLQKFNFPIGLLPNGVLSYELDPSTGNFKAYLDGTCTFKIESYDLNYKSTITGVITKNKISNLSGIQVKVLFLWLNIVSVTRVDDELQFSVGIASADFAVSNFYESPTCGCGFDCVNLANKVINHGNMSSHDYVMSS is encoded by the coding sequence atgggtACTATCAATTTTCAAGCAAAACCCATATCCCGAAATCTAATATTTCTCACAACCTTGATCTTGATCTTCATCTCAACCCCATCATTATCCTCTAATGAAGAAAACACAACCACCTTAACTGCTTATGATGTTCTTCAAAAATTCAACTTCCCAATTGGGCTTCTCCCAAACGGTGTTCTAAGCTACGAATTAGACCCTTCCACGGGTAACTTCAAAGCTTACTTAGATGGCACTTGCACGTTCAAGATTGAGTCCTATGATTTGAACTATAAGTCAACCATAACAGGTGTCATCACCAAGAACAAGATCTCTAACTTAAGTGGTATTCAGGTTAAGGTTTTGTTCCTTTGGTTGAACATTGTGTCGGTGACACGTGTTGACGATGAGTTACAATTCTCGGTTGGGATTGCATCTGCTGATTTTGCGGTTAGTAATTTCTATGAGTCTCCCACTTGTGGTTGTGGATTTGATTGTGTAAATTTGGCTAATAAGGTCATTAATCATGGGAACATGTCATCACATGATTATGTTATGTCTTCTTAA
- the LOC107626181 gene encoding uncharacterized protein LOC107626181 has translation MSSITTKFLFSLLFFLFSLKSSSSHASSIHEDEKLSAYDVLQQYGFPVGLLPKGIIGYALNKETGEFAAYMDATCSFSIEGYTLKYKSTITGVITQGRLYNLKGVSVKILLLWLNIVEVKRDGDEIQFSVGIASANFGVENFYESPQCGCGFDCVTVNTLPLSSI, from the coding sequence ATGTCTTCAATCACCACCAAATTCCTCTTctcccttctcttcttcctcttctctctcaaatcatcatcatcacatgCTTCTTCAATTCACGAAGATGAGAAGCTATCAGCCTATGATGTTCTCCAACAATACGGTTTCCCTGTCGGTCTTCTCCCAAAGGGTATAATTGGGTATGCACTCAACAAAGAAACCGGCGAGTTCGCTGCATACATGGATGCCACGTGTTCGTTTTCTATTGAAGGTTACACCCTAAAGTACAAGTCCACCATAACCGGTGTTATAACACAAGGTAGGCTCTATAATCTTAAGGGTGTTAGTGTTAAGATTCTTCTCTTGTGGCTCAACATAGTTGAAGTCAAACGTGACGGCGATGAGATTCAATTCTCTGTTGGTATTGCTTCTGCCAATTTTGGAGTTGAAAATTTCTATGAGAGTCCTCAGTGTGGCTGTGGATTCGATTGTGTCACTGTTAACACTCTTCCCCTCTCTTCAATTTAA
- the LOC107626182 gene encoding probable pectinesterase/pectinesterase inhibitor 41 gives MSKLLNLIILFLLPLFFASIASSDTPPSTPITPTNLCKSTPDPNYCKSVLPPTKNANVYYYGRFSVKSSISQATKFLSLVNKYLQRSNTLSVPAIRALQDCKTLGELNLDFLTSSFQTVNKTTRVLGSYQADDIQNLLSAILTNQQTCLDGLQEASSAWSIKNGLSVPLSNDTKLYSVSLALFTKGWVPKTKNKVGTSSVQVTRKQLGFKNGRMPPMQMSSQTRAIYESVSRRNLLEPVVGTQVKVNGIVTVSQDGTGNFTTINDALAVAPNKSSSTDGYFLIYVTAGIYDEIVSIDKKKTYLMMIGDGINKTIITGNQSVVDGWTTFNSATFAVVGQGFVGVNFTVRNTAGAVKHQAVALRNGADLSTFYSCSFEGYQDTLYAHSLRQFYRECDIYGTVDFIFGNAASVFQNCNIYPRLPMSGQFNAITAQGRTDPNQNTGISIHNCTIKPSDDLAANSGAAATYLGRPWKQYSRTVYMQTFMDSVVDSKGWKEWDGDFALSTLYYAEYDNNGPGSNTANRVTWAGYHVINSTDASNFTVSNFLLGDDWLPQTGVTYTSSLI, from the exons ATGTCTAAGCTTCTCAATCTCATCATTCTCTTTCTACTCCCTTTGTTCTTTGCTTCCATAGCTTCTTCAGACACACCTCCTTCAACTCCAATCACCCCAACAAATCTATGCAAATCCACACCCGATCCAAACTACTGCAAATCCGTTCTCCCTCCAACAAAAAACGCCAATGTCTATTACTATGGCCGCTTCTCAGTTAAAAGCTCCATTTCACAAGCCACAAAGTTCTTGAGCCTTGTCAACAAGTATCTTCAACGGAGCAACACGCTTTCTGTCCCCGCGATTCGAGCACTTCAAGATTGCAAGACACTTGGAGAACTGAACCTGGATTTCTTGACGAGCTCGTTTCAAACGGTGAACAAGACGACGAGGGTGTTGGGGAGTTACCAGGCTGATGATATCCAGAACCTTCTTAGTGCCATTCTTACGAACCAACAAACATGCTTGGATGGGCTTCAAGAAGCTTCTTCAGCTTGGAGTATCAAGAATGGACTCAGTGTTCCACTTTCTAATGACACTAAGCTTTATAGTGTCTCTCTTGCTCTCTTCACTAAAGG GTGGGTTCCAAAGACAAAGAACAAAGTTGGAACATCTTCAGTTCAAGTGACTAGGAAGCAACTTGGATTCAAAAATGGTCGCATGCCTCCAATGCAGATGTCGAGCCAAACCCGAGCAATCTACGAGTCGGTGAGCCGCCGGAACCTTCTAGAACCAGTGGTGGGGACGCAGGTGAAGGTGAACGGCATTGTAACCGTTAGCCAAGACGGCACAGGAAACTTCACCACCATCAATGATGCCTTAGCGGTTGCACCCAACAAGTCCTCGTCCACGGACGGGTACTTCTTGATCTATGTTACTGCTGGAATTTACGACGAAATCGTGTCCATTGATAAAAAGAAGACTTATTTGATGATGATTGGAGATGGAATCAACAAAACAATCATTACAGGAAATCAAAGTGTCGTTGATGGCTGGACAACCTTTAATTCCGCCACTTTTG CCGTGGTAGGCCAAGGATTTGTGGGAGTGAACTTCACCGTCCGGAACACTGCCGGCGCTGTGAAACACCAAGCCGTAGCACTCCGAAACGGGGCCGATCTATCCACATTCTATAGTTGCAGCTTTGAGGGGTACCAAGACACACTCTATGCACATTCTTTAAGACAATTCTATAGAGAATGTGACATATATGGTACCGTTGACTTTATCTTTGGTAATGCTGCATCCGTGTTCCAAAATTGTAACATATACCCTAGACTCCCAATGAGTGGACAATTCAATGCAATTACCGCCCAAGGCCGAACCGATCCAAACCAAAACACTGGAATTTCAATTCATAATTGCACAATCAAGCCGAGTGATGACCTGGCCGCGAACAGTGGCGCGGCCGCGACCTACCTTGGTAGGCCGTGGAAACAATACTCTAGGACGGTTTACATGCAAACTTTCATGGATAGTGTGGTTGATTCTAAAGGGTGGAAAGAATGGGATGGTGATTTTGCATTGAGTACATTGTATTATGCTGAGTATGATAACAATGGACCCGGTTCAAACACTGCCAATAGAGTCACTTGGGCTGGTTACCATGTCATTAATTCTACGGATGCATCAAATTTCACTGTCTCTAATTTCTTGCTTGGAGATGATTGGTTGCCCCAGACTGGTGTCACTTACACTAGTAGCTTGATATAG
- the LOC107627954 gene encoding pectinesterase inhibitor 28-like → MKTITTFLPLLTIFCIILGNHKTVAFDKNLKGNELINLVCSESQTKDLCLKVLTSDPSCTQASLQDLVLISLKVAAANASGILTECKTLIDDPNFDPAFQQGLADCKETLLDAEGQLEDTIAATLANKEHDAQVWLQAALAAIDTCDASIPGDDDILSQQSRAFRHLCNLAISLSKALDSSSKMKPK, encoded by the coding sequence atgaagaCAATCACAACATTCTTGCCCCTCTTGACCATCTTTTGCATTATCCTAGGAAATCACAAAACTGTTGCATTTGATAAAAACCTCAAAGGGAACGAACTAATCAACCTAGTATGTAGCGAGTCACAAACAAAGGATCTATGTCTTAAGGTACTTACCTCGGACCCATCATGTACTCAAGCAAGCCTACAAGACCTAGTCTTGATATCTCTTAAGGTCGCGGCGGCGAATGCGTCCGGCATCCTAACAGAATGCAAGACGCTTATCGACGACCCAAATTTTGACCCGGCATTCCAACAAGGTCTGGCTGATTGCAAGGAGACCTTGTTGGATGCCGAGGGTCAACTTGAGGACACCATTGCTGCCACATTGGCAAACAAAGAACATGAtgctcaagtttggcttcaagcAGCATTGGCAGCCATTGATACTTGTGATGCTTCAATTCCTGGTGATGATGATATTTTGTCCCAACAAAGTAGAGCTTTTCGCCATCTTTGCAACCTTGCCATTTCTCTTAGCAAGGCCTTGGATTCTTCTTCTAAGATGAAGcctaaataa